In one Deltaproteobacteria bacterium genomic region, the following are encoded:
- a CDS encoding DNA-3-methyladenine glycosylase I, translating to QAGLSWETVLKKREGFRKAFNGFDYDRVAGYDGRKIRNLLKNKDIIRNRAKVEAAIANSRAFVKVRREEGSFDAYVWGLVGGKPKKNRWRKIHHIPSITPESESMSRDLKKRGFTFVGPTICYAFMQAVGMVNDHLVSCFRYVEVGG from the coding sequence TTCAGGCGGGCCTCTCCTGGGAGACAGTCCTCAAAAAGCGGGAAGGTTTTCGGAAGGCCTTCAATGGTTTCGATTATGACCGGGTTGCGGGGTACGACGGGAGGAAGATTAGAAACCTATTGAAAAACAAAGACATAATCCGGAACAGGGCGAAGGTTGAAGCTGCCATCGCAAACTCCCGGGCATTCGTAAAGGTCAGGCGGGAGGAGGGGAGTTTCGACGCCTATGTCTGGGGCCTGGTGGGGGGAAAACCGAAGAAAAATAGGTGGAGAAAGATCCACCATATCCCGTCGATCACCCCTGAATCGGAGAGCATGAGCAGGGACCTGAAAAAGAGGGGTTTTACCTTCGTGGGCCCCACGATCTGCTACGCCTTCATGCAGGCGGTCGGTATGGTGAACGACCATTTAGTGAGTTGTTTCAGATATGTAGAGGTTGGCGGGTAG
- a CDS encoding 4Fe-4S dicluster domain-containing protein: MGKAQYIRGVTTLSLDGSLCTGCGMCREVCPHGVFTLEEGLARVVLRDACMECGACAMNCPEGAIS; encoded by the coding sequence ATGGGGAAGGCTCAGTACATAAGGGGCGTGACCACGCTCTCACTTGACGGGTCCCTCTGCACGGGATGCGGCATGTGCCGTGAAGTATGCCCCCACGGGGTCTTCACCCTGGAAGAGGGGCTCGCCCGGGTCGTTTTGCGCGATGCCTGCATGGAGTGCGGGGCATGCGCGATGAACTGCCCCGAAGGTGCGATTTC
- a CDS encoding acetyl-CoA synthase subunit gamma, whose translation MPPGGIPTRPWVAGSVATEAGSFPRVSTELSFSDRLGSWRVRWGIGRMRYRVEPGLYAVGRPAKESPVLVTANYKLTFDRLRSRLGKVDAWILVLDTGGINVWCAAGGGEFSTGEIVSRADRVRLAEVVAHRTLVLPQLSAPGVSAHEVKARSGFSVAYGPIRAEDLPEFLAGDMVATPDMRRVTFGVVDRAVLIPVELVLAGRYVIPAALAMFFLSGFHEGAFSLELGYGDGWTNVLLLLGGYLGGAVLTPLVLPFVPGRAFSLKGALTGAVLAALYLLILWRNPGLFPSRLVAASWLFIIPALSSFLAMNYTGSTPFTSLSGVRREMKVALPLQIAFSSVGLAMWVAGRFI comes from the coding sequence ATGCCGCCGGGGGGAATCCCTACCCGTCCGTGGGTTGCCGGTAGCGTTGCCACGGAGGCGGGGTCGTTCCCCCGGGTGTCGACGGAACTTTCCTTTTCCGACCGTCTCGGTTCCTGGCGTGTCCGGTGGGGAATCGGGAGGATGCGCTACCGTGTGGAACCGGGGCTGTATGCCGTGGGCCGGCCGGCGAAAGAAAGCCCTGTTCTGGTTACGGCAAATTACAAGCTCACCTTCGATCGATTGAGGTCCCGGCTCGGGAAGGTGGATGCGTGGATTCTCGTGCTCGACACGGGGGGGATAAACGTCTGGTGCGCTGCGGGGGGTGGAGAGTTCTCAACCGGAGAGATCGTAAGCCGCGCAGACAGGGTCCGGCTGGCCGAAGTGGTGGCGCACAGGACCCTGGTTCTTCCCCAGCTGTCCGCTCCGGGGGTGAGCGCCCACGAGGTGAAAGCAAGGAGCGGGTTCAGTGTCGCCTACGGCCCGATAAGGGCAGAAGACCTGCCGGAGTTTCTCGCCGGTGACATGGTGGCCACCCCCGATATGAGGCGGGTAACCTTCGGGGTCGTGGATCGCGCCGTCCTCATTCCCGTCGAGCTGGTGCTTGCGGGACGATACGTTATCCCGGCAGCCCTGGCGATGTTTTTCCTCTCCGGTTTTCACGAGGGGGCCTTTTCCCTGGAGTTGGGATATGGCGATGGGTGGACGAACGTGCTCCTGCTTCTCGGGGGCTATCTCGGCGGCGCCGTCCTGACGCCTCTTGTTTTGCCCTTTGTCCCCGGCCGGGCATTCTCCCTGAAAGGAGCCCTGACCGGAGCCGTCCTTGCGGCTCTTTACCTCCTCATACTGTGGCGTAATCCAGGGCTGTTTCCATCCCGCCTGGTGGCAGCTTCCTGGTTGTTCATCATTCCGGCCCTTTCGAGCTTTCTCGCGATGAACTATACCGGCTCGACCCCCTTCACATCTTTGTCCGGCGTCAGGAGGGAGATGAAAGTGGCCCTGCCCCTTCAGATAGCGTTTTCCTCTGTGGGTCTGGCGATGTGGGTTGCGGGGAGATTTATCTGA
- a CDS encoding cupin domain-containing protein: MRLTSFDELPAEELFEGKVRRKVFQSKNIEVVEYIYGEGAHFPEHSHREEQFTLVESGEITFFLDGEKVELKEGSICYIPPLMPHAATVTGDRKVRTLNIFHPARKTRP; this comes from the coding sequence ATGAGACTTACTTCTTTCGACGAACTCCCCGCCGAAGAGCTGTTCGAGGGGAAGGTCCGAAGGAAGGTGTTTCAGTCGAAAAACATAGAGGTCGTCGAGTACATCTACGGAGAAGGCGCCCACTTTCCCGAGCACAGCCACCGGGAAGAGCAGTTTACGCTCGTTGAGTCGGGCGAGATAACCTTCTTTCTCGACGGGGAAAAGGTGGAGCTGAAAGAGGGCAGCATCTGCTACATCCCCCCGCTCATGCCCCACGCAGCAACAGTCACGGGAGACCGGAAAGTCCGGACGCTAAACATCTTCCACCCTGCCAGAAAGACGAGGCCGTAA
- a CDS encoding aspartate aminotransferase family protein — MKEPKLETRHVFHRNLNKTYPVISHGEGIYLCTREGRRIIDGASGAAVVCLGHNNKRLIDAMKAQAEKIAFVHLSAFSSKPLMKLADELTSLTPRPLKRVYFTSGGSEAVEGAIKLARQYHVERGNPEKHKVISRFISYHGSTIGALSLSGHAGRRGKYAPLLASFPRIPPAYCYRCPFDEHKKHPGPPECDFECAYDLERSIISEGPDLISAFIMEPILGASAPAVAPPVGYLRRIRSICNKHDILLIADEVMTGCGRTGKFFAFQHYEAVPDIVTISKGISSGYSPLGAIIASDEIYETIRHSPSGSFVHGHTFAGNPLSAAVGLEVIRIIKEENLLERVVRLGAYLSKKLNALKKGHPIVGDVRCKGLLAGVEIVSNRRSKKPFSHTLGISSRLAGLCLEKGLYLYPGSGSYDGVNGDHLLIAPPYIITEPQIDEMMEMLSSAIEALEIELCEEGELTRKDNYLERQAP; from the coding sequence GTGAAAGAGCCCAAGCTCGAGACAAGGCACGTCTTCCACCGGAACCTCAACAAAACCTATCCCGTCATTTCCCACGGAGAGGGGATATACCTCTGTACGCGGGAAGGAAGGAGGATAATCGACGGCGCATCGGGTGCTGCCGTCGTCTGCCTGGGACACAACAACAAAAGGCTGATCGATGCGATGAAGGCGCAGGCAGAGAAGATCGCCTTCGTGCACCTCTCGGCGTTCTCTTCCAAACCGCTCATGAAGCTCGCAGACGAATTGACGTCCCTCACTCCCCGCCCCCTGAAAAGGGTCTATTTCACCTCGGGCGGCTCGGAAGCCGTCGAGGGGGCGATAAAGCTTGCACGCCAGTACCACGTCGAGCGGGGAAACCCCGAGAAGCACAAGGTGATATCGAGGTTCATCTCCTACCACGGGTCGACCATAGGGGCGCTCTCGCTGAGCGGACACGCAGGGAGAAGGGGCAAGTACGCCCCCCTCCTCGCATCCTTTCCCCGGATACCCCCCGCCTACTGCTACCGCTGCCCCTTCGACGAACACAAAAAGCATCCCGGCCCCCCCGAATGCGACTTCGAATGCGCATACGATCTCGAACGATCGATCATATCCGAAGGGCCGGACCTCATTTCGGCTTTCATCATGGAGCCGATCCTGGGGGCATCGGCCCCCGCGGTTGCGCCCCCGGTAGGTTACCTGCGGAGGATCAGGAGCATCTGCAACAAGCATGACATCCTGCTGATTGCAGACGAGGTTATGACGGGTTGCGGGCGCACGGGCAAGTTTTTCGCTTTCCAGCATTACGAGGCGGTGCCCGACATCGTGACCATTTCGAAGGGTATCAGCAGCGGATACTCGCCGCTCGGGGCAATAATCGCCAGCGACGAGATATACGAGACTATCCGGCACTCCCCCTCCGGGTCATTCGTGCACGGCCACACCTTCGCGGGCAACCCCCTGTCCGCAGCCGTCGGGCTGGAGGTCATCCGGATAATCAAGGAGGAAAATCTCCTGGAGCGGGTGGTAAGGCTCGGAGCCTACCTCTCAAAGAAACTGAACGCTCTGAAAAAGGGCCATCCCATCGTGGGGGACGTGCGCTGCAAGGGGCTCCTCGCAGGCGTCGAGATCGTCTCCAACAGGCGCTCGAAAAAGCCCTTCTCCCACACCCTGGGGATAAGCAGCCGCCTCGCCGGACTGTGTCTTGAGAAAGGCCTCTATCTGTACCCGGGAAGCGGGTCATACGACGGAGTGAACGGCGACCACCTGCTGATTGCCCCTCCCTACATCATCACCGAGCCCCAGATCGATGAGATGATGGAAATGCTCTCGAGTGCAATCGAGGCGCTCGAGATCGAATTGTGTGAAGAGGGAGAGCTCACGCGGAAAGATAATTACCTGGAACGTCAAGCGCCATGA
- a CDS encoding HD domain-containing protein — MYQRVVEALEEFFGDDERRILHAKEVHSLSLRINEIEGGEREVVALAALLHDVGIKPAEELYGSSRAAYQEELGPPVAEEILLRLGFDEATISSVKEIIASHHTPGRVTTTEFACIWDADMIVNLKDAENRASGKAMEEIIDRRFMTDGGKKIAREILME, encoded by the coding sequence GTGTACCAGAGGGTCGTAGAAGCGCTCGAAGAATTTTTCGGAGACGATGAAAGAAGGATCCTGCATGCAAAGGAAGTCCATTCTCTTTCCCTGAGGATAAACGAAATCGAGGGGGGAGAAAGGGAGGTAGTTGCCCTGGCTGCCCTGCTCCACGACGTGGGCATAAAGCCTGCGGAGGAGCTCTACGGGAGCTCCCGGGCTGCCTATCAGGAAGAGCTCGGCCCACCTGTCGCGGAAGAGATTCTTTTGCGCCTCGGGTTCGATGAGGCGACAATATCGTCCGTGAAAGAGATCATAGCCAGCCACCACACTCCCGGCAGGGTGACTACCACGGAGTTTGCCTGCATCTGGGATGCCGACATGATCGTGAACCTGAAGGATGCAGAGAACCGGGCATCGGGAAAGGCAATGGAGGAGATAATAGACAGGCGATTCATGACCGATGGCGGGAAAAAGATTGCCCGGGAAATTCTGATGGAGTGA
- a CDS encoding superoxide dismutase, with the protein MEKIILDLLLVLSVALMALPVLAHCEIPCGIYDDETRIKLIGEDITTIEKGINEIHALSGQKDKNYNQIVRWVKNKDDHAIRIQDTVYQYFMTQRVKPPETAGGPDHEKYVEKISLLHELLICAMKAKQTTDLANVEKMRELLEKFRTAYFAK; encoded by the coding sequence ATGGAAAAGATCATTTTAGATTTGCTTCTGGTCCTGTCGGTTGCGTTGATGGCGCTTCCCGTTCTCGCACACTGTGAGATACCCTGCGGCATTTACGATGACGAGACGAGAATCAAGCTGATCGGCGAGGATATAACGACTATCGAGAAGGGGATAAACGAGATCCACGCGCTGTCGGGTCAGAAAGATAAGAATTACAACCAGATCGTTCGCTGGGTGAAGAACAAGGATGATCATGCCATCAGGATACAGGATACGGTCTACCAGTACTTCATGACCCAGAGGGTTAAACCGCCGGAGACTGCTGGAGGCCCGGACCACGAAAAATATGTGGAGAAGATATCTCTGCTCCACGAGCTTCTCATCTGTGCCATGAAGGCAAAGCAGACCACCGACCTGGCAAACGTCGAAAAGATGAGAGAGCTGCTGGAGAAGTTCAGGACAGCCTATTTCGCCAAGTAG
- a CDS encoding hydroxylamine oxidase, translated as MKKSVVLFLAAIVFSSFSNPALCGDPPVSDATADCLACHEEATPGIVADWKKSLHAQVTPAEGLKKKELEKRISAADVPGNLKETVVGCAECHTMNPEKHEDTFDHNGYSVHVVVSPPDCSTCHPVEVTEYGKNIMANAYGNLVNNPVYHDLADQVNGIQTFSDMKTTLTKQNEETFADSCLFCHGTVVKVRGTRKRDTVMGEMEFPVLSGWPNQGVGRINPDGSKGACTPCHTRHQFSSEMARKPHTCSTCHKGPDVPAYKVYSVSKHGNIYDSSSKEWNFSNVPWVPGRDFTAPTCAACHISLLATEDGEVVVKRTHRMNDRLPFRLFGLIXLIYAHPHPESADTSIIKNKQGLFLPTELTGEPASSFLIDGKEMERRQKEMEKVCAPCHSYEWVEGHFARLKNTIKTTNEMTRTATDILLTAWEKNAALGLDRGDSIFNEEIEKMWVKQWLFYANSTRLASAMGGADYGVFANGRWFMAENIQLMNDWLEFTLEKE; from the coding sequence ATGAAGAAAAGCGTTGTCTTGTTTCTCGCAGCGATCGTTTTCTCCTCGTTTAGCAATCCTGCGCTCTGTGGCGATCCGCCGGTCAGCGATGCAACTGCAGACTGCCTGGCCTGCCACGAGGAAGCGACACCCGGCATCGTGGCCGACTGGAAAAAGAGCCTCCATGCACAGGTCACCCCTGCGGAGGGGCTGAAGAAAAAAGAGCTCGAAAAAAGAATTTCTGCGGCGGACGTCCCCGGTAACCTGAAAGAGACGGTGGTGGGATGCGCCGAATGCCACACGATGAACCCGGAGAAGCACGAAGACACCTTCGATCACAACGGCTACAGCGTTCACGTGGTCGTCTCGCCGCCCGATTGCTCCACCTGCCATCCCGTGGAGGTAACGGAATATGGAAAAAACATCATGGCCAACGCCTACGGTAACCTCGTCAATAACCCCGTGTACCACGACCTCGCGGACCAGGTAAACGGCATCCAGACCTTCTCGGACATGAAGACGACGCTGACGAAACAGAACGAGGAGACCTTCGCCGACTCGTGTCTCTTCTGCCACGGCACCGTGGTAAAAGTCAGAGGCACGCGGAAAAGGGACACGGTCATGGGAGAGATGGAATTTCCCGTACTCTCCGGATGGCCGAACCAGGGCGTGGGCAGGATAAATCCCGACGGTTCGAAAGGCGCCTGCACGCCCTGCCACACCAGGCATCAATTCTCATCGGAAATGGCCAGGAAGCCCCACACCTGCTCCACCTGCCACAAAGGGCCCGACGTGCCCGCCTACAAAGTCTACTCGGTCAGCAAGCACGGGAACATCTACGACTCCTCTTCGAAAGAGTGGAACTTCAGCAACGTCCCGTGGGTTCCGGGAAGGGACTTTACCGCGCCCACCTGTGCCGCCTGCCACATAAGCCTGCTGGCAACGGAGGACGGTGAGGTTGTCGTCAAGAGAACACACCGGATGAATGACCGGCTCCCCTTTCGTCTCTTCGGACTGATCTNNCTGATCTACGCCCACCCCCATCCCGAATCAGCGGACACGTCCATCATAAAAAACAAGCAGGGGCTTTTCCTCCCCACCGAGCTCACCGGTGAGCCCGCATCATCGTTTCTGATCGACGGAAAAGAGATGGAAAGAAGGCAAAAGGAGATGGAGAAGGTGTGCGCCCCGTGCCACAGCTACGAGTGGGTGGAAGGGCACTTTGCGAGGCTGAAAAATACGATCAAAACGACCAACGAGATGACGCGCACGGCGACGGACATCCTTCTCACGGCATGGGAGAAGAATGCGGCACTCGGACTCGACCGGGGCGACAGTATCTTCAACGAGGAAATAGAAAAGATGTGGGTCAAGCAGTGGCTCTTTTACGCAAACTCCACACGACTCGCCTCTGCCATGGGGGGAGCAGATTACGGCGTTTTCGCCAACGGCCGCTGGTTCATGGCGGAAAACATCCAGCTGATGAATGACTGGCTCGAATTCACATTAGAGAAGGAATGA
- a CDS encoding sigma-70 family RNA polymerase sigma factor, which yields MDRKKKLSECDDHALIRRAIGGEKEAFSELVRRYQARAYGVAVGIVGNRDDALDVVQDSFVKAYTAIGDFRFDAKFYTWFYRLLINKAIDKVREVSRNPRAAFDETYMKREDGEAVGHAEFYEKPDDAVARQELRRVMKQAIDSLPEHHRTVIVLREIEGLSYQEIAEILGISIGTVMSRIHYGKEKLRDLLSDYVRAK from the coding sequence ATGGATAGGAAGAAAAAACTTTCCGAATGCGACGATCACGCGCTGATAAGGCGGGCCATCGGCGGGGAAAAGGAGGCTTTTTCGGAGCTCGTCAGAAGGTATCAGGCACGGGCGTATGGAGTTGCCGTGGGAATCGTGGGAAACAGGGACGACGCGCTCGATGTCGTTCAGGACTCTTTCGTGAAGGCCTACACCGCAATCGGGGATTTCCGCTTCGATGCGAAATTTTACACCTGGTTTTACCGCCTTCTCATAAACAAGGCCATTGACAAGGTGAGGGAGGTTTCGAGAAATCCCCGGGCAGCCTTCGATGAGACCTACATGAAGAGGGAAGATGGAGAGGCGGTGGGGCACGCTGAGTTTTACGAGAAGCCAGACGATGCAGTGGCGAGACAGGAACTGAGAAGGGTCATGAAACAGGCTATAGATTCCCTTCCGGAACATCATCGTACGGTCATCGTGCTGCGCGAGATCGAAGGTTTGAGTTATCAGGAGATAGCCGAGATCCTGGGTATATCCATCGGGACCGTCATGTCGCGAATCCATTACGGAAAGGAGAAACTAAGGGACCTGCTTTCCGATTATGTGAGGGCCAAGTGA
- the polA gene encoding DNA polymerase I — MGSKATFLIIDGNNLLYRAFYALPRLTASNGTPTGAVYGFVNSLQKVRERFSPSYLCVVLDAPGPTFREELYDRYKEKRQKMPEDIALQLPIVKEIIDLSGIRRVEIEGVEADDVIGSICRRAAEQDLQVIIVSSDKDLCQLVTDDVQMFDSLKDSIIKPEDVEKKFGVGPGGIVDFIALSGDPTDNIPGVPGIGGKTAAALLKEFGSVENLIRNLDFVKGRKKELLKENLESLEVSKRLAKIKDDVPLALQMGDFKPGEADRDGLLNLLRKLGFRAEAARDEGRDDLISEGQRAGVSYGAIRNFEEAKEAFKSVTDSVAALVPSASGEIGVVGVSVGGESYVVNRDVIGEAIDLLAGRGVRFIGHDLKSAVWGCPPLEKVFDLAYGDTMLLSYLLHPEESSLALSRMLTRYTGVEIETEFVTEEERVAVLSGGVRRLSGPLESSLAGEGFLKLYEELELPLLRVLYGMEKRGVKLEADRLKGLSRRLDGELREIEGSVGRYSGGEVNLSSPKQVSFLLFEKLGLPPVKRTKTGFSTDVEVLEQLSPLHEAPSLILSHRTLSKLKSTYVDVLPHMVDSSTGRVHTSFNQMQTATGRLSSSNPNLQNIPVRTGYGREIREAFVPGEGFLFVCADYSQIELRVLAHLSGDERLRAVFEKDRDVHRETAMALFDVGEGEITPELRRKAKIVNFGVLYGMTPFGLSKELKIPQPEAKKYIDDYFDRYPGVMRFIDGTLDGAREKGYVETLLGRRRYIRDINSRNQALRQAAERMAVNAPVQGTAADIIKLSMVELEGKLKEKNIDAHIILQVHDELILEARADVARDAGGLLKDVMEGIVSLDVPLKVDVKSGYSWGALSAGM, encoded by the coding sequence ATGGGCAGTAAGGCAACATTCCTCATAATCGACGGAAACAATCTCCTCTACAGGGCTTTTTATGCCCTTCCCCGGCTCACCGCATCGAACGGGACGCCAACGGGAGCTGTCTACGGCTTCGTGAACAGCCTTCAGAAGGTCAGGGAGAGGTTTTCCCCTTCATACCTCTGTGTCGTTCTCGACGCCCCGGGGCCTACGTTCAGGGAGGAGCTGTATGACCGTTACAAGGAGAAGAGGCAGAAAATGCCCGAGGATATTGCACTGCAGCTGCCGATTGTCAAGGAGATCATAGATCTGAGCGGAATACGGAGAGTCGAGATAGAGGGGGTCGAGGCGGATGACGTGATCGGGAGCATCTGCAGGAGGGCGGCGGAACAGGACCTGCAAGTGATCATCGTCTCCTCGGACAAGGACCTGTGCCAGCTGGTCACGGATGACGTCCAGATGTTCGATTCTCTGAAAGACAGCATCATAAAGCCCGAGGATGTGGAGAAAAAATTCGGTGTCGGGCCCGGGGGGATAGTCGATTTCATAGCGCTATCGGGAGATCCCACCGACAACATCCCCGGGGTTCCGGGGATCGGAGGAAAAACCGCCGCCGCTCTTCTCAAAGAGTTTGGCTCCGTTGAAAATCTGATCAGGAACCTGGATTTCGTGAAGGGGAGAAAAAAAGAGCTCTTGAAAGAGAACCTGGAAAGCCTCGAGGTGTCAAAGAGGCTTGCCAAGATAAAGGATGATGTGCCGCTTGCTCTCCAGATGGGGGATTTCAAACCCGGAGAGGCCGACAGGGATGGGCTCTTAAACCTTCTCCGGAAGCTCGGCTTCAGGGCAGAGGCTGCCCGGGATGAGGGAAGAGACGATCTGATATCAGAGGGGCAAAGAGCGGGAGTGTCTTACGGGGCGATCAGGAATTTTGAAGAGGCAAAAGAGGCGTTTAAGTCGGTTACGGATTCCGTTGCTGCCCTGGTGCCTTCCGCATCGGGGGAAATCGGGGTGGTGGGTGTTTCCGTGGGTGGAGAGAGCTACGTGGTCAACCGGGATGTGATCGGTGAGGCAATCGATCTCCTTGCCGGGAGGGGCGTCAGATTCATCGGCCATGACCTGAAATCGGCTGTCTGGGGCTGTCCCCCACTTGAAAAGGTTTTTGACCTCGCTTATGGCGACACCATGCTGCTTTCATACCTCCTCCATCCGGAGGAATCCTCCCTGGCTCTATCGCGGATGCTGACACGCTACACGGGAGTTGAGATCGAAACGGAATTCGTAACGGAGGAGGAGAGGGTTGCAGTACTGTCCGGTGGAGTCCGGCGGCTTTCCGGGCCTCTCGAGTCGAGTCTTGCTGGGGAGGGATTTTTGAAACTCTACGAAGAGCTGGAACTGCCCCTCCTTCGTGTTCTCTACGGGATGGAGAAAAGGGGCGTCAAGCTCGAGGCGGACAGGCTGAAGGGTCTCTCCCGCCGGCTCGACGGGGAACTCCGTGAGATAGAGGGGAGCGTGGGCAGATATTCGGGAGGCGAGGTGAACCTCTCGTCCCCGAAGCAGGTATCCTTCCTGCTGTTTGAAAAGCTCGGCCTTCCCCCGGTAAAGAGGACGAAGACGGGTTTCTCGACGGACGTGGAGGTCCTCGAGCAGTTGAGCCCGCTCCATGAGGCCCCCTCTCTTATCCTTTCGCACCGGACCCTTTCAAAGCTCAAATCCACGTACGTGGATGTGCTGCCTCACATGGTGGATTCGAGCACGGGCAGGGTTCATACCAGTTTCAACCAGATGCAGACCGCCACGGGGAGACTCTCTTCGAGCAACCCGAACCTCCAGAACATTCCCGTTCGCACCGGCTACGGCAGGGAGATCCGTGAGGCCTTCGTGCCCGGTGAGGGCTTTCTGTTCGTGTGCGCCGATTACAGCCAGATTGAGCTGAGGGTCCTGGCCCATCTCTCGGGGGACGAGCGCCTTCGTGCGGTGTTCGAGAAAGACCGGGATGTCCACCGGGAAACGGCCATGGCCCTGTTTGATGTTGGTGAGGGTGAAATCACCCCGGAATTGAGGAGAAAGGCGAAAATCGTGAATTTCGGCGTCCTCTACGGCATGACACCCTTCGGCCTATCCAAGGAGCTGAAGATACCCCAGCCGGAAGCAAAGAAATACATCGACGATTACTTCGACAGGTATCCCGGGGTCATGCGGTTCATCGACGGCACGCTGGACGGGGCCAGGGAAAAGGGATATGTCGAGACGCTCCTGGGAAGGAGGAGATACATACGGGACATAAACAGCAGGAACCAGGCACTCAGGCAGGCGGCCGAGAGGATGGCCGTCAACGCTCCCGTCCAGGGGACAGCGGCCGATATTATCAAGCTGTCGATGGTTGAGCTCGAAGGGAAGCTTAAAGAGAAAAACATCGATGCCCACATCATTCTTCAGGTCCACGACGAGCTCATACTGGAGGCCCGGGCCGATGTCGCCCGCGATGCAGGTGGCCTGCTGAAAGATGTCATGGAGGGGATTGTATCCCTCGATGTGCCGCTGAAAGTGGATGTAAAGAGTGGATATTCATGGGGAGCCCTCTCGGCGGGGATGTGA
- a CDS encoding DUF4177 domain-containing protein yields the protein MQKPPYKVVEVTDVTDSEIEKALNEWVENGFTFDSIHFVAREGSRRPAMAFLFFTKEVNFPEEPDEI from the coding sequence GTGCAAAAACCCCCGTACAAAGTGGTCGAGGTGACCGACGTTACGGACAGTGAGATAGAGAAGGCCCTGAACGAGTGGGTGGAGAATGGCTTTACCTTCGATTCGATCCACTTCGTGGCCAGGGAAGGATCGAGAAGGCCTGCGATGGCCTTCCTTTTTTTCACGAAAGAGGTTAATTTTCCGGAGGAACCAGATGAAATTTAA
- the hemB gene encoding porphobilinogen synthase, translating into MYFPETRLRRLRRTEQLRKMVKETALSTNDLVYPLFAIHGDNVRKEVASMPGVFQLSIPNLVEEAKEAYGYGVPAVLLFGIPEGKDPLGTDAYSDDGIVQGAVSALKKELPDLVVITDVCMCEYTDHGHCGVLDDSGSVDNDATLDLLAKSACSHVRAGADMVAPSDMMDGRVMAIRDALDEEGFHHIPIMSYAAKYASAFYGPFRDAAESTPQFGDRRSYQMDPPNVREAIREVSLDVEEGADIVMVKPALAYLDVISIVKDRFDVPVAAYNVSGEYSLVKAAALKGWVDEERIVMEIITGIKRAGADLIITYFAKDVARALGGS; encoded by the coding sequence ATGTATTTCCCCGAGACCAGGCTGAGGAGGCTTCGGAGGACGGAGCAGCTGAGGAAGATGGTGAAGGAAACGGCCCTTTCCACAAACGACCTCGTCTACCCCCTCTTTGCGATTCACGGTGACAACGTGCGGAAAGAGGTTGCTTCCATGCCCGGGGTTTTCCAGCTCAGCATCCCGAATCTCGTGGAAGAGGCGAAGGAGGCATACGGTTACGGTGTCCCCGCCGTTTTGCTCTTCGGTATCCCCGAGGGGAAAGATCCCCTGGGAACTGACGCATACAGCGATGACGGCATCGTTCAGGGGGCCGTTTCAGCGCTCAAGAAGGAATTGCCCGACCTCGTGGTCATAACTGACGTGTGCATGTGTGAGTATACCGATCATGGCCACTGCGGTGTCCTCGACGATAGCGGCAGCGTCGACAACGACGCCACCCTGGACCTTCTGGCCAAGAGCGCATGTTCCCACGTCAGGGCAGGGGCGGACATGGTGGCCCCCTCGGACATGATGGACGGCAGGGTTATGGCGATCCGTGATGCTCTCGATGAGGAGGGTTTTCACCATATCCCGATCATGTCCTACGCGGCAAAGTATGCCTCGGCGTTCTACGGGCCTTTCCGTGACGCCGCGGAATCTACCCCCCAGTTTGGTGACCGGCGCTCCTACCAGATGGATCCGCCGAACGTGCGGGAGGCGATCCGCGAGGTTTCCCTGGATGTGGAGGAGGGAGCCGACATCGTGATGGTGAAGCCCGCCCTTGCTTACCTGGATGTCATATCGATCGTGAAGGACCGGTTCGACGTTCCCGTTGCCGCCTACAATGTGAGCGGGGAATATTCTCTGGTAAAGGCAGCGGCTTTGAAGGGCTGGGTCGATGAGGAAAGGATCGTGATGGAGATCATAACCGGTATCAAGAGAGCCGGGGCCGACCTGATCATAACCTATTTTGCGAAGGACGTAGCCAGAGCCCTTGGAGGGAGCTGA